One window of the Gammaproteobacteria bacterium genome contains the following:
- a CDS encoding OsmC family peroxiredoxin, producing the protein MHPFAVSLRLLKDYKFEVDFGDFGQLITDEPPPLGEGAGPNPARLLAAAVTNCLGASLLFAIRKFKGEIQTLTAEVQGHLERIDGRWRIPEMHVRIQLPEGIESLPHLDRALSQFEDFC; encoded by the coding sequence ATGCATCCCTTTGCTGTCAGTCTGAGATTGTTAAAGGATTACAAGTTTGAAGTGGACTTCGGTGATTTCGGCCAACTCATCACCGACGAACCACCGCCACTTGGCGAGGGGGCAGGCCCCAACCCTGCACGCCTACTGGCTGCCGCCGTCACCAATTGTCTAGGCGCAAGCTTATTGTTTGCCATTCGCAAGTTTAAAGGCGAGATTCAAACCTTAACCGCCGAAGTACAAGGCCACTTAGAACGCATTGACGGGCGCTGGCGAATCCCCGAAATGCATGTCCGCATCCAGCTGCCAGAAGGCATTGAGTCCCTGCCGCACCTTGATCGGGCACTGTCCCAATTCGAAGATTTTTGCAT